Genomic DNA from Dehalococcoidia bacterium:
CACGGCCGACACTCGACCGTCGGCCCACAGTATGTTCCCGGGCCAGAAGTCCATGTGGAGAAACACCGGACGGTCAGCGACCTGCGAGCCGCGCAGCTCCCGAATTGTGCCGTAGATCGTCTCCGACAGCGGGTGTCCCGCCATTCGCTCAGGGTACTCGCCCGACAGGAAGTACAGTGCGAGCTCGTTGCCGTCGTAGATGTTGCGACGGTCGTCGTCATCGAGTCTGATGTCGTGGATCCTCAGCAGCAGTTCAGCGATGTCCTTCGCCCACACCTTCGGATCGCTCGGATTAGCGTTCTGCGTCCCTTCCACGTAAGTCGTGACGATCCCCGGCACCCCAAGCAGCTCCCCGGTGGCGTCGAGCAGCACCGGCTCAGGTGCGGGAATGCCGCCCTTCCGCGCGATACGCAGCCCGTGAAAGTCGGCTGTCGCGCGTTCCGGGTCTGGCTCGTCAGTCATCCGCTTGACGACAAGCCGCAGCCTGCTGCCCCCCGGCGACAGCGTATCCAGCACCTGCACCGAGTTCGGGATCACCGACACCAGCCTGTGCCCCGGCACAACAGCGTCTATAACCCGGGACGCAAGTTTCATGTGATCAGCCGGCACTACAGCAGCCCCTTAGATATGACAGGGGGTATGAGGCTGACAGTCAGCCATGAATTCCAATCAATTTCCCCCTCTCCCTTGACGGGAGAGGGCTGGGGTGAGGGTGAAAACCTCGCAAGAGGACGAACCCTGAACAGGCCCTAACTCCTCACACCACCGGCCTCGCCAGCGTCTCAGGCGACACCTTCCGAGGCAGCCACTCGCCATCCGACGAGCTGCCGACCAGCTTCCCGTCCTCCACGATCACCTTGCCCCTGAGCATCGTCTTCACCGGGTACCCCTCGCACTCGAACCCCTCCCAGATGCTGTAGTCGGAGTCCGCGTGCAGGTCGTCTAGCGTCAGCGTCTTGTGAATGTTCGGGTCTATGAACACTAGGTCGGCGTCGCTGCCCGGAGCGATGGCGCCCTTGCGCGGGTACAGCCCCAGGATCTTCGCCGCGTTGGTCGAGGTGATGTCGGCGAACCTGTTCAGCGACATCCCTCCCTGCGACACGAACTTCGTAAACGCCACAGGCATCCGAGTCTCGATGCCGTTGTGACCTCCGCACACCGACTCGATCGTCTGACCCCAGAACTTGACGTCCTTGTACGTCGTGCCGGCCGTCCATCAGCCCGAGCTGTAGCGCGTCCCTGTCCGACGCGAACTTGATCGCCGGGTACGTGTGAATCCCCGTGCCGTTCGGCTTCTTGTAGTCGTCGCAGGTGAACTCCAGGTAGTTGTGCAGCGCCTCACCGTACACCGGCTGACCCCGGTCCCTGGCCTCCCCAACCGCTGCCACGCCCTCCTTCGCGGTGATGTGGACGAAGTAGATCGCGACCTCGGCGTGCTCCGCCATCCTGATCACCTTGCGGAACGACACGTCCTCGGAGATGTTGCTGTGCACCAGGTGCAGGTTGTGACCCTGGTCACGCCCCTCCCGCTTCAGCTTCTCCTCCATGTAGTGCACCATGTCGTCGTCCTCAGCGTGAACCGCCATGATGCCGCCGCCCTTCGAGACCTCCTCGAAGATGGCCTGAAGGTGACCGTAGGGCACGCGCCCTCCGAACGTCGTGAAGATCTTGAAGCTGGCCTGACCGGCCTGGATAGCCTCTCCGATCTCCCCGATTGTACGAGGACTCACCGCGCCAGCGAGGATGTAGTGGTACGCAAAGTCGATATAGCTGTGACCGTCGAACGCCTGACGCCGCGCTTCCATCTGCCGCATGATC
This window encodes:
- a CDS encoding aminoglycoside phosphotransferase family protein; this encodes MKLASRVIDAVVPGHRLVSVIPNSVQVLDTLSPGGSRLRLVVKRMTDEPDPERATADFHGLRIARKGGIPAPEPVLLDATGELLGVPGIVTTYVEGTQNANPSDPKVWAKDIAELLLRIHDIRLDDDDRRNIYDGNELALYFLSGEYPERMAGHPLSETIYGTIRELRGSQVADRPVFLHMDFWPGNILWADGRVSAVVDWDASGRRLLQDGRVPARHQGGGSAVPGVLRGGVGACSESRLLGARLRRTSTARPGGVDT
- a CDS encoding amidohydrolase family protein, yielding MPVAFTKFVSQGGMSLNRFADITSTNAAKILGLYPRKGAIAPGSDADLVFIDPNIHKTLTLDDLHADSDYSIWEGFECEGYPVKTMLRGKVIVEDGKLVGSSSDGEWLPRKVSPETLARPVV